Genomic DNA from Niabella ginsenosidivorans:
CGCTTTGAAACTTCAGCATTCAGCCAGGATTCTGTTTCAAAGGCATATTGGTTCAAAGCGGGAAGCATGCTGATGAAAAGCATACTGAAAGGGTTGGATGCGCCTATTAACCTGAAAAAAGGCATTGACAAACTGGATCATATTATTAAAAAAGACTCCGTCACCCATTACCAGAATCTTTCCTATGAAAAAGAGATCGATTTCGGAGCCGGCGATATAAGAAGCATTATAGTAGTAGAGCCGGTGCAGTGGCTGGATAATGGCATCAGCGCTGTTACCATTTCTTTCTCTGTTGGCCCGTTATAGTTTTGCGGCATTTTTTGCATCTGATTGCCAATGCCCTTCTCAGCAGTATCTCTCATTTCCGGGCAGTACAGCAAAATTCACCGGTTGGTCATTCAATGCGGCTCAGGCTGTATATTTGTATAATCAGTTATATAATTAATTATGGAAAAAATATTCTATGCGCGTACCGGAAAAATGGCATTGGGCAGCCGGTTGCGGACGTTGTCTTCCCTGTTTACAGAGGAAGCTGAAAAGATTTACACGCAGAATCATATCCCGCTCAAACCAAAATGGTTCCCTGTTTTTTACATGCTTTCACAGAACGGGGAACAGACCATCACCCAAATAGCCATTGCCATCGGTCATTCCCAGCCATCAGTAAGCAGGATCGTACGGGAAATGACCGCAAAAGGGCTCTTAACGGAAAATAAAAAACCGGGCGATAAACGCCAGACCCGTATAGCGCTCTCCCCCAAAGGCAGGGCGCTTGTTCCGCTCATAACGGACCAGTGCACAGACGTTACTAATGCTGTTGAAGAACTGACCCGTGAAGCCGTACACAACTTATGGGAAGCCATTGATGAATGGGAGTTTTTACTGGAACAAAAATCACTATCGCGCAGGGTGCTGGAACAGCAAAGGCAGCGGGAAAGCAGTTACATACGCATTGCAGACTATACCCCGGAGTATCAGTCAGCGTTCCGTTCCTTAAATGAAGCTTGGATCTCCCGTTATTTTGAAATGGAAGCTGCTGATAAACGGGCCCTGACCAACCCCCGCAAATACATTCTTGACAAGGGAGGCTGTATACTGGTAGCCCTGTATAAAGACGCGCCCGTTGGCGTATGCGCGCTCATAAAAATGAACGACCCCGAATATGATTACGAAATGGCAAAGATGGCCGTTGCTCCGGCCGCACAGGGCAAGAATATCGGTAAGCTGCTGGCCGGTGCAATTATTAACAGGGCCAAAAAAATGGGCGCCTCAAGACTTTATCTGGAAAGCAATACGCGCTTAAAACCGGCAATCAGCCTGTATTACAAGCTGGGTTTTAAAAAGATCAACAACCGCCCAAGCCCCTATAAGCGGGCCAATATACAGATGGCACTGGAACTGGAATGATAACTGTGCTGCCAGCTAAACCGTTTCCGGCAGTTCCTTCAGCTCTTCCAGCAGGTACTTGGTTATGTTACCGGGTTTGGTTGATTTGCAGGTAAGGTAGTAGGGATAGGCAATTGTTTTTTTCCGGACAATCACCTGGAACCTCCTGCCCTCAACAGCAGCGATCAGTTTTATCAGATCTCCCTCTTCCTCCTGTTCCCCAACCACCAATGGGAAGCGGATGGCAAAATGATCCAGGTGCTCCCGCAGGAAACATTCCACAGACTGGTGCAGGAAAGATCTGATCGAAAGCCCCCGGTAATTGGAATAATAGATAGCTCCCTGATCTGTCGCAGCCAGGATCGGGTCCACATCTTCAACCATCACACGTCCGTAATACAGGCCAAACGGCATACAGACGGCATTGGCAGCAAACCGGTCGCCCCCCACATGCGTGCTTTCAAATACGGGCATTTGCCGGTCATGATTTTCGATAAATTTAAAGACCGGGAACCCGAATTTAGAGCAGCATTTATCTTTTTTACCATTGGTGCATACTACAAAAAAGGGAGTGGTCTCCCAGATGGATTCGGGGTTGTCAATATAATATTCCAGCCGTATTGCAGCCAGGTCTTCCGGAACAGAATACAGTGTAAAATACCGTTGCTGTAAACAATCTACATAAATCAGTTTAACGATCCTGAAATTCGTTTTTTTATTCCGGATCAGTAAAAGCTTTGCTCTTTTGCGCTTTGCCAGCTCTTCCAGGGCGGCTATAAATTGCTGATCAAAATGTGCCTGGCTGATCTTTTCCGGAAACGGATCGCTGTGCTCTAATAAAATAAAGCCATTGTAATTAGCCGCGGACCCATGAATATCTTCTTTGAAGTACCGGGATGCAGCGCTGCAAAAGAATACGTTTTGTGTTTTTGTTTTGCTCAAAAAAAATCATTAATTGGATGAACTGTCTGCTTCTATATAAACAACACCTTCCCTGATAAGTTTAGCAATTGCTGCTTTTTTCACATCCTCGTCTGCTGCGCCCGGCAAGTCCCGCAAAGTAAAGGATTGGGTATCAAATATAAAATCGATCAGCGGTTTCAGTGTCTGCGGGAACTGGATGGTTTTACCAAAACACTTTATAAAGCAATTTCCTTCCTGCCCGCCCCGTTCAAAAAAAACGGTACTGTTCAGGCTGATCACCGAACTGCTGCTGAGGTCATCCAGGTTCAGCAGGCTTTCAAAATAACGGTTCAGCAACTGGGGCTGCAATTTCTCATATTGCACAGTGAGCTTTCTGATCCCATCTTCAACATTCAGTTTATCAATAGTGCCCTTTAGCAAGGCCGTTTTTTCTTTTATTTTATCCGGCAGATCATCCCGCCAGAAGGGGACCGCTTCCCTGAAGGCTTTTTCATTTTCCAGCTGTGTAAATAACTCGGCAAAATACCTTATCCATGTAAAGGACAGGATGCCGATAGTGATATGGGATGAAATACCATCATCGGCCACCGCATCATGCACATACCCGCGGGGCACATATAAGAAGTCTCCGGGGCTTAGCCGGATCGTCTGGATGGGCTCTTTAGAATATCCTTTACTTATAAAACCCTGGTTCTTGGTGGGCAGCTCTTTCTCAAACCCGTACAGATGCCAGGTTTTTGTTCCCGAAATCTGCAGCACAAATACATCGTGCGTATCCCAATGCGGATTAAACCCCTGCGAACGGTTGGGCGTAATATATAAATTTGCCTGGACCGGCGCATTAAATTTCCGGGACAACTCCATACAGCAGGCTGACAAATGATCAAAATAACGCTGGCCGGCCTGAATCACAAATGTGCCCCCATCATTGAACAGGGCAAATGCTTTTTCCGTATTTATGATCCCGTCTCTTTTATGATGGCCAATAGGCACGCCCTTGAGGGTATATTCCCCAGAGGGAATTTCCTTACCATTCTTTACGATGCGCAACGAGGGATAGAATACATCCTGCCGGTCCAGGAAATCAGATATTTCCAAAGAGGTAAGAATATCGCTGTAGTGCTCTTTATCATTCCGCTGCACATGCAGGATATCTTTTTCATGATAGGCATTAAAAAAGTCTTCAACAGTATATGGAGTTACTATTTTGCAAAAAAAAGAATTCATCATCTGTTATTTTTTACCTGCCAAGATAATAAAAAAGCTGCAGCAAAGATGCCGCAGCTTTTCAGCTAATACGATTTTTTTTTGAGAATGAATCAGGCATTATCAGATCCGTCAGCATCACTTCCGTCGCCATCTGCGCCACCATCACCATCGGCACCGCCATCACCGTCGGAAGCGTCTGAACCATCGCCATCACTTCCATCACCATCAGCACCATCACCATCCATTTCAGCATAACTGCCCTCCTCACTGCGCGTTACCTGTAATTCATCCTCATTAAATAATGTTTCATTCAATTCCATAATCAAAGTTTAAGAGTTTCGAAATAGTTTACATTAGTAAGATAGTTCTTTTTTTTTCAAATAAAAATTTTTTAAGTCAAATTTAATATTCTTATAACGCGGAAAGCGATGAGCCTTTAGTTATCAGTTTTTGGTTTTCAGTTATCAGTATTATTGGCTGCCGGGGAAAATGAATGGTCTGAAACTGCTGCAGTATACCTGACTGATTTTTTAACTATCTTTCTGATCATTTTTATTTTAATATGAAACAGGACAACCAGAAATCACAGCATATATTAAACGCGGCTTCAAACCTCGTGGGCATTTGTTTTATCCTGATCACTTCTTTAAGGCTTTTCAGCAACAAGGGCAGCAAAACCATTATGGATGAAGTGGCTGCTATTGCCATTTTATTTTTTATGGCCAGTTGCATCCTTTCTTTTCTTTCCCTGCGGTCTGCCGGTGCACAAAGCCGCC
This window encodes:
- a CDS encoding bifunctional helix-turn-helix transcriptional regulator/GNAT family N-acetyltransferase translates to MEKIFYARTGKMALGSRLRTLSSLFTEEAEKIYTQNHIPLKPKWFPVFYMLSQNGEQTITQIAIAIGHSQPSVSRIVREMTAKGLLTENKKPGDKRQTRIALSPKGRALVPLITDQCTDVTNAVEELTREAVHNLWEAIDEWEFLLEQKSLSRRVLEQQRQRESSYIRIADYTPEYQSAFRSLNEAWISRYFEMEAADKRALTNPRKYILDKGGCILVALYKDAPVGVCALIKMNDPEYDYEMAKMAVAPAAQGKNIGKLLAGAIINRAKKMGASRLYLESNTRLKPAISLYYKLGFKKINNRPSPYKRANIQMALELE
- a CDS encoding cupin domain-containing protein, which produces MMNSFFCKIVTPYTVEDFFNAYHEKDILHVQRNDKEHYSDILTSLEISDFLDRQDVFYPSLRIVKNGKEIPSGEYTLKGVPIGHHKRDGIINTEKAFALFNDGGTFVIQAGQRYFDHLSACCMELSRKFNAPVQANLYITPNRSQGFNPHWDTHDVFVLQISGTKTWHLYGFEKELPTKNQGFISKGYSKEPIQTIRLSPGDFLYVPRGYVHDAVADDGISSHITIGILSFTWIRYFAELFTQLENEKAFREAVPFWRDDLPDKIKEKTALLKGTIDKLNVEDGIRKLTVQYEKLQPQLLNRYFESLLNLDDLSSSSVISLNSTVFFERGGQEGNCFIKCFGKTIQFPQTLKPLIDFIFDTQSFTLRDLPGAADEDVKKAAIAKLIREGVVYIEADSSSN
- a CDS encoding sucrase ferredoxin encodes the protein MSKTKTQNVFFCSAASRYFKEDIHGSAANYNGFILLEHSDPFPEKISQAHFDQQFIAALEELAKRKRAKLLLIRNKKTNFRIVKLIYVDCLQQRYFTLYSVPEDLAAIRLEYYIDNPESIWETTPFFVVCTNGKKDKCCSKFGFPVFKFIENHDRQMPVFESTHVGGDRFAANAVCMPFGLYYGRVMVEDVDPILAATDQGAIYYSNYRGLSIRSFLHQSVECFLREHLDHFAIRFPLVVGEQEEEGDLIKLIAAVEGRRFQVIVRKKTIAYPYYLTCKSTKPGNITKYLLEELKELPETV